One segment of Fuscovulum ytuae DNA contains the following:
- a CDS encoding DUF6477 family protein, which produces MPAAAALTRPATESTPNTPGTRRPRLLITAARHGMDDYRRQRDLPRLIGPGIPKADVTEVLAALEERMETARRANDPGWSCLRHVEVLIALLSERALRAE; this is translated from the coding sequence ATGCCCGCCGCCGCCGCCCTCACCCGCCCCGCTACAGAGAGTACGCCCAACACCCCTGGCACCCGCCGCCCTCGCCTTCTGATCACGGCGGCACGCCACGGGATGGATGATTACCGCCGCCAACGCGACCTGCCGCGCCTGATTGGTCCGGGCATCCCCAAGGCCGATGTGACAGAGGTTCTGGCCGCTCTGGAAGAACGCATGGAAACAGCCCGCCGCGCCAATGATCCGGGCTGGTCCTGCCTGCGGCATGTGGAGGTGCTGATCGCGCTTCTTTCCGAACGCGCCCTTCGGGCAGAATAG
- a CDS encoding trimethylamine methyltransferase family protein: MSDADVAMAGAGRRARGGGGSARRAERTAVSLETAKFIQRNIPNFEILNEEALEIIEWNAETVLEEIGVNFVENPEALKRWKDAGADVQGERVRIPRGLARALCASAPSSYTQHARNPARNVEIGGKSLVLAPVYGPPFVRDMEGGRRYATIEDFRNFVKLGYMSKWLHHSGGTVCEPTDVAVNKRHLDMLLAHMTLSDKPYMGSVTEPSRAADSVEMSKILFGSDFVDQNTVMTSLININSPLTFDGIMMGALEVYARANQAAIVSPFIVGGAMAPVTVAGTLTQVLAEVLAGVAYSQLIRKGAPVIFGAFVTSIDMNSGAPTFGTPEAAHITYGAGQLARRLNLPYRSGGSFCGSKLPDAQAAYETANSLNMALLAGVNFMLHACGWLEGGLVSSYEKFVMDADQLGTLHHLAQGIIMDKNGQGMDAIREVGPGGHYLGCEHTQANFKSAFWRSDLLDYKPFETWAEEGARDTMQLASERVKKQLNDYQQPALDDGVREALEDYVARKKASMPDAFI, from the coding sequence ATGAGCGACGCGGATGTTGCAATGGCCGGGGCAGGGCGCAGGGCGCGGGGCGGCGGCGGTTCGGCCCGGCGCGCGGAACGCACGGCGGTCAGCCTTGAGACGGCGAAATTCATCCAGCGCAACATCCCGAATTTCGAGATTCTGAACGAAGAGGCGCTTGAGATCATCGAATGGAATGCCGAAACCGTTCTGGAAGAGATCGGCGTCAATTTCGTGGAAAACCCCGAGGCGCTGAAGCGCTGGAAGGATGCAGGCGCGGATGTGCAGGGCGAGCGTGTCCGCATTCCGCGCGGGTTGGCGCGGGCGCTTTGTGCTTCGGCCCCGTCGAGCTATACCCAGCACGCCCGTAACCCGGCGCGGAATGTGGAGATCGGGGGCAAGTCGCTGGTATTGGCCCCGGTCTATGGCCCGCCCTTCGTGCGCGACATGGAAGGCGGCCGCCGCTATGCGACGATCGAGGATTTCCGCAATTTCGTGAAGCTGGGCTATATGTCCAAATGGCTGCACCATTCGGGCGGTACGGTTTGCGAACCGACCGACGTGGCGGTGAACAAGCGCCATCTCGACATGCTGCTGGCGCATATGACTCTGTCGGACAAGCCCTATATGGGGTCGGTGACCGAACCCAGCCGGGCGGCGGATTCGGTTGAGATGTCGAAGATCCTCTTCGGGTCTGATTTCGTCGATCAGAACACGGTGATGACGAGCCTGATCAACATCAACAGCCCGCTGACCTTTGACGGGATCATGATGGGCGCGTTGGAGGTTTATGCCCGCGCCAATCAGGCGGCGATCGTGTCTCCCTTTATCGTCGGGGGCGCGATGGCCCCGGTGACGGTGGCGGGCACCCTGACGCAGGTTCTGGCCGAAGTTCTGGCGGGCGTGGCCTATAGCCAGCTGATCCGCAAGGGCGCGCCGGTGATCTTTGGGGCTTTCGTCACCTCGATCGACATGAATTCGGGCGCGCCGACCTTTGGCACGCCGGAAGCTGCGCATATCACCTATGGGGCGGGTCAACTCGCCCGTCGTTTGAACCTGCCCTATCGGTCGGGTGGGTCTTTCTGCGGATCGAAGCTGCCGGATGCGCAGGCGGCCTATGAGACGGCGAACAGCCTGAACATGGCGCTTTTGGCGGGCGTGAATTTCATGCTGCATGCCTGTGGCTGGCTGGAGGGGGGCCTCGTGTCCTCGTACGAGAAATTCGTGATGGATGCCGATCAGCTGGGCACGCTGCACCATCTGGCGCAGGGCATCATCATGGATAAGAACGGGCAGGGGATGGACGCGATCCGTGAAGTTGGCCCCGGCGGGCATTACCTTGGCTGCGAACATACGCAGGCGAATTTCAAATCGGCCTTCTGGCGGTCGGACCTGCTGGATTACAAGCCGTTTGAAACCTGGGCCGAGGAAGGCGCACGCGACACGATGCAATTGGCAAGCGAGCGGGTGAAGAAGCAGCTGAACGATTATCAGCAGCCCGCGCTGGATGACGGCGTCCGCGAGGCGCTGGAGGATTACGTGGCCCGGAAGAAGGCGTCGATGCCGGATGCGTTCATCTGA
- the guaA gene encoding glutamine-hydrolyzing GMP synthase, with protein sequence MTQSTHDRLLIIDFGSQVTQLIARRLRELNVYCEIHPFNKVDDAFLATFAPKAVIFSGGPASVFAEGAPMPPAGVFNLGVPILGICYGQQVMMHCLGGKVERGHGTAEFGRAYVTPTPTTHPILSGWFDTDDGHGGREQVWMSHGDHVSEIAPGFQVLGTSPNAPFAITANPERHFYAVQFHPEVHHTPKGAKLYENFVRLAGFKGDWTMGAYREEAIRKIREQVGDQKVICGLSGGVDSSVAAVLIHEAIGEQLTCVFVDHGLLRLGEAEQVVTMFRDHYNMPLIHADESDLFLGALEGVSDPEVKRKTIGRLFIEVFEKHAKSVGGATFLAQGTLYPDVIESVSFSGGPSVTIKSHHNVGGLPEKMGMKLVEPLRELFKDEVRALGRELGLPDQFIGRHPFPGPGLAIRCPGEITREKLDILRRADAVYIDQIRKHGLYDDIWQAFAAILPMRTVGVMGDGRTYDYALALRAVTSVDGMTADYYPFTHDFLGETATRIINEVQGINRVFYDCTSKPPGTIELE encoded by the coding sequence ATGACCCAAAGCACCCATGACCGCCTTCTGATCATCGACTTCGGCAGCCAAGTGACGCAGCTGATCGCGCGTCGCCTGCGTGAGTTGAACGTCTATTGCGAGATCCATCCCTTCAACAAGGTGGACGACGCTTTCCTGGCCACGTTCGCCCCCAAGGCGGTGATCTTTTCGGGCGGCCCCGCCTCGGTCTTCGCCGAGGGCGCGCCGATGCCACCCGCAGGCGTTTTCAACTTGGGCGTGCCGATCCTTGGCATCTGCTACGGCCAGCAGGTCATGATGCATTGCCTGGGCGGCAAGGTGGAACGCGGCCACGGCACCGCCGAATTCGGCCGCGCCTATGTGACGCCCACGCCCACCACGCACCCGATCCTGTCGGGCTGGTTCGATACCGATGATGGCCATGGCGGGCGGGAACAGGTCTGGATGTCCCATGGCGACCATGTCTCTGAAATCGCGCCGGGCTTTCAGGTGCTTGGCACTTCGCCCAATGCCCCTTTCGCCATCACGGCAAACCCGGAACGGCATTTCTACGCCGTGCAGTTCCACCCCGAGGTGCATCACACCCCCAAGGGCGCGAAACTCTATGAAAACTTCGTCCGACTCGCGGGCTTCAAAGGCGATTGGACGATGGGCGCCTATCGCGAAGAGGCCATCCGCAAGATCCGCGAACAGGTGGGCGACCAAAAGGTCATCTGCGGCCTTTCGGGCGGCGTGGACAGTTCCGTCGCCGCCGTCCTGATCCATGAGGCGATCGGGGAGCAACTCACCTGCGTCTTCGTCGACCACGGCCTTCTGCGTCTGGGCGAGGCGGAACAGGTCGTGACCATGTTCCGCGACCATTACAATATGCCGCTCATCCATGCCGATGAGTCCGACCTCTTCCTGGGCGCCCTTGAAGGCGTTTCAGACCCGGAAGTGAAACGCAAAACCATTGGCCGCCTCTTCATCGAGGTGTTTGAAAAGCACGCCAAGTCCGTGGGCGGTGCCACCTTCCTTGCGCAAGGCACGCTCTACCCGGATGTGATCGAAAGCGTGTCGTTCAGTGGTGGCCCCTCGGTCACGATCAAGTCGCATCACAACGTGGGCGGCCTGCCGGAAAAGATGGGGATGAAACTCGTCGAACCCCTGCGCGAACTGTTCAAGGATGAGGTCCGCGCACTGGGCCGCGAACTGGGCCTGCCCGATCAATTCATTGGGCGCCATCCCTTCCCCGGCCCCGGCCTTGCCATTCGCTGCCCCGGCGAGATTACGCGCGAAAAGCTGGATATCCTGCGCCGCGCCGATGCTGTCTATATCGACCAGATCAGGAAGCACGGGCTTTACGACGATATCTGGCAGGCCTTCGCCGCCATCTTGCCCATGCGCACCGTGGGTGTGATGGGCGACGGACGCACTTATGACTATGCGCTCGCGCTGCGCGCCGTCACCTCGGTCGATGGAATGACGGCGGATTACTACCCCTTCACCCATGATTTCCTCGGCGAAACCGCCACGCGCATCATCAACGAAGTGCAGGGCATCAATCGCGTCTTCTACGACTGCACCTCGAAACCGCCCGGCACGATCGAACTGGAATGA
- a CDS encoding putative quinol monooxygenase — translation MTPAERDAVLAHRATHIAATRAEAGCLSFTIDDTDDPMIFDVMESFRDRTAFDAHQARTRSSPWFDATRSILRDFRVEDLRD, via the coding sequence ATGACCCCCGCCGAACGGGATGCCGTGCTGGCGCATCGCGCCACCCATATCGCGGCCACCCGCGCCGAGGCGGGCTGCCTGTCCTTCACCATCGACGACACCGACGATCCGATGATCTTCGACGTGATGGAAAGCTTTCGCGACCGCACCGCCTTTGACGCCCATCAGGCCCGCACACGCAGCAGCCCGTGGTTCGACGCCACCCGCAGCATCCTGCGCGACTTCCGGGTGGAGGACTTGCGCGACTGA